Part of the Candidatus Paceibacterota bacterium genome, GAGCTAAACAAATCCAAATTTTTGTAGTTGATTCAAATTTTGGTAGTAGGTTATGAGTCTCTAGAAAATTTTGTATTGTCACATCTCCCATACCGAAGCCCACAGCTGGGACTTCTTTACCACTAAACATTTCTACAAGTTCATCGTATCTCCCACCACCAAATACGGATCTATTATTTTCCTTATTAGTATCAAACACTTCAAATATGATACCCGTGTAATAATCGAACCCACGCACTAAGTTGGGATTGAACTCGATATTCTTTATGCCGATTTTAGTGAGTTTTTCTAAAAGATCGAGTAAATACTTGGCTGACTCCTTGTCGCCTAATTTTTCAAATATAGCATTTTTCGAATTTAATAATGAAGTTAATTGTTCTGTAGCTTTCTCGCTTGCCAACTCTTTTAAGCTGTCTCTAAATGTTTCTTCAGAAATTTTATCTTTTTTATCTATTATTCTCGATATCGCTTGTCTATCTTTCACAGGTATTTCTAGTGAATCATATAAATCATCCATTAATTCTCTACTGTTTACGTAGAGTACATAATCCTCCTCTTTAGCCCCAAAAGCTTTCATAATAGTTGGAGCCATAGAGACTATTTCTATATCAGAGGAAATACTTTTATTACCAAAAAGGTCGACATTCAATTGCCAAAATTCTCGGTGCCTACCTCTTTGCGGTTTTTCGTAGCGATAGAAACTACCTATGGAGTACCAGCGAGCAGGGAATGGAATTTCATTTATTTTATTTGCGATCATGCGGGCTACAGTCGGAGTCATTTCTGGCCTGAGAGCTACCTCTCGATCGCCCCTGTCTTTGAAGGAATAGATTTGTTCGTTTACTATTTCTTCGTTACTTTTTGATTTGTATAAGTCAAGCGGTTCGAGTATCGAAGCGTTGTATCTTTCATAACCATAACTTTCAGCTACTTTTTGCCACACTCTGAAAATATAGTTTTGCACCGCCCTCTCTTCTGGGTAAAAATCTCGCACTCCTTTGTATGGTTCCAGACTTATTTTAGACATAATTTTGTATAAAAATATGATAGCATTCTCGTGTGATAAAGCCAAAACCATTACCAGGCAGTCCAGGGGTCTATTTTTTCCTCAATAAAAAGGGGGAGATTATGTATATTGGCAAAGCTACTTCACTTCGAAACAGAATAAGGAGCTATTTTGCAGGAGATATTGCTTTGAAGCGGGGGCCGCTCATCGAAAAAATGATGTTGCAAAAAATAAGAATTAAATTCCAAGAGACCGACTCTGTTTTAGAAGCCTTAATTCTAGAAGCAGAGCTGATAAAAAAACATAACCCTATTTACAACACCAAAGGTAAAGATCAAAGAAGTTGGAACTATGTCGTGATAACGCGGGAGAAATTCCCAAGAGTTTTAATACATAGAGAAAGAGAATTGAATTCCCTCCCCTTAATCAAGGGGAGGGTGCAGGGTGGGATATTTGGCCCATTCCCAAACAGCTCAGAATTAAGAGTAGCTTTGAAAATTGTTCGCAAAATTTTTCCATTTAGAGATAATTGTGTGCCCAATACTAAACCCTGCTTTAATTCCCAAATTGGTCTTTGCCCGGGTGTTTGTACTGGCAGAATTTCCGAGAAAAAATACAAAATAACTATAAGAAATATCAAACTGTTTTTCCAAGGCAAGAAGAAAGTTTTGCTTAAGATGTTGGAAAAAGAGATGCGAGTCTTGGCAAAACAAAAAAATTTCGAAGAAGCCAATAAGGTCAAAAAACAAATTTTTGCTCTTCAGCATATAAACGATATTGCTTTAATAAAATCAAAGAAAGAGGGAAGTAATCTTAGGATAGAGGCTTACGATATTTCTCATACATCGGGCACGAATATTGTAGGAGTAATGACTGTAGTCGAAAACGGGGAAATTAAGAAAAGCGATTATCGGATGTTTAAAATAAAAGGTCAGCTCGGGGCAGATGATACCAAAGCTCTTTCCGAAGTATTGACTCGCAGATTCAATCACCCTGAATGGCCAAGTCCAGATCTGGTTGTTGTTGATGGGGGGCTCGCCCAACTGAACATTACAGAGAGAGTATTAAAAGAAGCAAAAATGGAAAAAAGTAAAGATTTGAAGATAGTTAGT contains:
- the hisS gene encoding histidine--tRNA ligase translates to MSKISLEPYKGVRDFYPEERAVQNYIFRVWQKVAESYGYERYNASILEPLDLYKSKSNEEIVNEQIYSFKDRGDREVALRPEMTPTVARMIANKINEIPFPARWYSIGSFYRYEKPQRGRHREFWQLNVDLFGNKSISSDIEIVSMAPTIMKAFGAKEEDYVLYVNSRELMDDLYDSLEIPVKDRQAISRIIDKKDKISEETFRDSLKELASEKATEQLTSLLNSKNAIFEKLGDKESAKYLLDLLEKLTKIGIKNIEFNPNLVRGFDYYTGIIFEVFDTNKENNRSVFGGGRYDELVEMFSGKEVPAVGFGMGDVTIQNFLETHNLLPKFESTTKIWICLAPDTAAEEADKVGNKLRKIGINTAIDISGRKLGDQIAGAEKRKIPYVLVVGKDELEKGQFKLKNIETREEKECSLEEIVKMIQ
- a CDS encoding GIY-YIG nuclease family protein, whose amino-acid sequence is MIKPKPLPGSPGVYFFLNKKGEIMYIGKATSLRNRIRSYFAGDIALKRGPLIEKMMLQKIRIKFQETDSVLEALILEAELIKKHNPIYNTKGKDQRSWNYVVITREKFPRVLIHRERELNSLPLIKGRVQGGIFGPFPNSSELRVALKIVRKIFPFRDNCVPNTKPCFNSQIGLCPGVCTGRISEKKYKITIRNIKLFFQGKKKVLLKMLEKEMRVLAKQKNFEEANKVKKQIFALQHINDIALIKSKKEGSNLRIEAYDISHTSGTNIVGVMTVVENGEIKKSDYRMFKIKGQLGADDTKALSEVLTRRFNHPEWPSPDLVVVDGGLAQLNITERVLKEAKMEKSKDLKIVSVVKDERHKPKDILGDQKFASKYKKEILLANSESHRFAIAFHRKKRFIF